One region of Halohasta litchfieldiae genomic DNA includes:
- a CDS encoding diacylglycerol/lipid kinase family protein yields the protein MGEPRSGRPADRRLIVNPVSGEADHVETVHRLAALHQFPVVETERSGHAVDLAKQAAAEGVDMLAVCGGDGTVHEVIQGLFAVDALDTVTLCVVPAGTENIIAEDLGIDGLGEGFEVATGGERRRLDLGVANDEPFVMSAVAGLPAEVSDATTGGLKQRFGSAAFLIGGLKAGQTFDGLDVTVDARGGGDEVVWTDEALAVVVGNLRRFGTAGGHANAEDGLLDVEIIEQMPGTALRDAIEGRLLGRECSHIRTFETTRLGIDSLVSEPIRFSLDGEIRTFETVQFGIVPQALTVRVGSAYTPVP from the coding sequence ACGTTGAGACGGTCCACCGGCTGGCGGCACTTCACCAGTTTCCGGTCGTCGAAACCGAACGAAGCGGTCACGCAGTCGACCTCGCAAAACAGGCGGCCGCCGAGGGTGTCGACATGCTTGCGGTCTGCGGCGGCGATGGAACGGTCCACGAAGTGATTCAGGGGCTGTTCGCAGTCGACGCCCTCGATACAGTGACGCTCTGTGTGGTTCCCGCCGGGACCGAGAACATCATCGCCGAGGACCTCGGAATCGACGGCCTCGGCGAGGGGTTCGAGGTGGCCACCGGCGGCGAGCGGAGACGGCTTGATCTGGGAGTGGCGAACGACGAACCGTTCGTCATGTCGGCCGTTGCGGGGCTGCCAGCCGAGGTAAGCGATGCGACGACGGGAGGACTGAAACAGCGGTTCGGATCGGCCGCGTTCCTGATCGGCGGGCTGAAAGCGGGACAGACGTTCGACGGCCTCGATGTGACAGTCGACGCACGCGGGGGTGGCGACGAGGTGGTATGGACGGACGAAGCACTCGCGGTGGTTGTCGGGAACTTGCGTCGGTTCGGGACCGCAGGCGGGCACGCCAACGCCGAAGATGGACTGCTCGATGTCGAGATCATCGAACAGATGCCCGGCACGGCCCTGCGGGACGCCATCGAAGGTCGACTCCTCGGGCGAGAGTGCTCACATATCCGGACCTTCGAGACGACCCGGCTCGGTATCGACTCGCTCGTCTCGGAGCCGATCCGGTTCAGTCTCGATGGAGAGATACGAACGTTCGAGACGGTGCAGTTCGGAATCGTCCCACAGGCGCTCACGGTTCGAGTGGGGTCTGCATACACACCAGTCCCCTGA
- a CDS encoding AI-2E family transporter — MSTSSDRTVGWAIWLLLGLVIGGLITFALYKQIGVFLFALFLYYATRPLYRRLDEHIDSQGLAATLTILAIVVPLLVVIGYGLFQALAELDQFLARHSLTQYRAYFEPYISLAREGRLQRLGELLLSNPNQPLPGDIRQLAGRAFGGVTGVLGLVFTLVGYLVLMFIFLYYFLRDDQKLAGWFFSNVDDQRVKKFLNDVDNDLQTVFFGNLAIIAVTAIIAAVTYVALNFIAPGGNIVLIPVLLSLLIGIATLIPVVGMKIVYLPYALYLGGLALLGQAPLWHPVVYLLVTMVVVDFIPDFFIRSYLSSLSGIHVGLILLSYLLGTLVFGWYGLLLGPVILVFAVHYAHQIFPHFADRVTFN, encoded by the coding sequence ATGAGCACGTCCAGTGACCGTACCGTCGGGTGGGCGATCTGGCTCCTGCTTGGGCTCGTTATTGGGGGACTGATAACATTTGCACTGTACAAACAGATCGGCGTCTTTCTGTTTGCGCTCTTTTTGTATTATGCCACACGCCCACTGTATCGTCGACTGGATGAGCATATCGATTCTCAAGGTCTCGCCGCGACACTAACGATCCTCGCCATCGTTGTGCCCCTGCTTGTCGTCATCGGTTATGGACTGTTTCAGGCACTCGCGGAGTTGGACCAGTTTCTCGCACGCCATTCGCTCACGCAGTACCGGGCGTATTTCGAGCCCTACATCTCGCTTGCACGCGAGGGCCGGCTCCAGCGGCTCGGAGAGCTACTGCTCAGCAATCCGAATCAGCCACTGCCGGGGGATATTCGGCAACTGGCCGGACGCGCCTTTGGCGGTGTCACCGGTGTCCTTGGGCTGGTGTTTACGCTCGTCGGCTACCTCGTGTTGATGTTCATCTTCCTCTATTATTTCCTGCGAGACGATCAAAAGCTCGCTGGCTGGTTTTTCAGCAACGTCGACGATCAACGAGTCAAGAAATTCCTGAACGATGTCGACAACGATCTCCAGACGGTGTTTTTCGGGAACCTCGCGATTATCGCGGTCACCGCAATCATTGCAGCGGTCACCTATGTCGCGCTCAATTTCATTGCGCCGGGTGGCAATATCGTTCTCATTCCGGTACTGCTCAGTCTGCTGATCGGGATCGCCACTCTGATTCCGGTTGTCGGAATGAAAATCGTCTACCTTCCCTATGCGCTGTATCTCGGTGGTCTCGCTCTCCTCGGCCAAGCACCGCTGTGGCATCCGGTCGTCTACCTGCTCGTCACAATGGTTGTTGTCGACTTCATTCCCGATTTCTTCATTCGGTCGTATCTGTCCTCGCTCAGTGGCATCCATGTCGGGCTGATCCTCCTCTCGTACCTCCTTGGCACACTGGTCTTCGGCTGGTACGGGCTGTTGCTCGGCCCGGTCATCCTCGTGTTTGCGGTCCACTATGCCCACCAGATCTTCCCCCACTTTGCCGACCGAGTCACGTTCAACTGA
- a CDS encoding formate/nitrite transporter family protein encodes MPVGPTPPEIFQRAVEEGQRRLDQSTLELVSTSFIAGFTIVFGMAALGAVEALVEPQFGDAATVAGALTFGIGVVFLVVGRAELFNENFFDPVATAVDHDDAWLVGSLVRLWTLTLVFNFVGGGLFSFVVAVDGALPAGSGHALRTVAARIAGRTPLTVFASAIIGGALVSLLSFMLEAVDSVGSQITLAYSVGFLLALGPFDHVVVTGLHVFLGLLFGAQIELGQLAVVLGVGTAGNVVGGVGLVTLSHVAQVWGSEVD; translated from the coding sequence ATGCCTGTTGGGCCAACACCGCCCGAAATATTTCAGCGTGCAGTCGAAGAGGGCCAGCGACGGCTCGACCAGTCGACGCTCGAACTCGTCTCGACGAGTTTTATCGCGGGGTTTACCATCGTCTTCGGGATGGCAGCCCTCGGGGCGGTCGAGGCGCTCGTCGAACCGCAGTTCGGCGACGCGGCGACGGTCGCTGGCGCGCTCACCTTCGGCATCGGCGTCGTCTTCCTCGTCGTCGGCCGCGCCGAACTGTTCAACGAGAACTTCTTCGACCCGGTTGCGACGGCGGTCGATCACGACGATGCATGGCTCGTTGGGTCGCTCGTCCGGCTCTGGACGCTGACACTCGTGTTCAACTTCGTCGGCGGCGGGCTGTTCTCGTTCGTCGTCGCCGTCGACGGAGCCCTCCCGGCAGGGTCGGGACACGCGTTGCGAACAGTCGCCGCGCGGATCGCCGGCCGGACACCGCTGACCGTCTTCGCCAGCGCCATCATCGGCGGCGCGCTCGTCAGCCTGCTGTCGTTCATGTTGGAGGCCGTCGACAGCGTCGGCAGCCAGATCACGCTGGCCTACAGCGTCGGCTTCCTACTGGCTCTCGGGCCGTTTGATCACGTCGTCGTCACGGGTCTCCACGTCTTTCTGGGGCTGCTGTTCGGAGCACAGATCGAGTTGGGACAGCTGGCTGTCGTGCTCGGTGTCGGCACGGCTGGGAACGTCGTCGGCGGGGTCGGCCTAGTGACGCTCAGCCACGTCGCCCAAGTGTGGGGCTCCGAAGTCGACTGA
- a CDS encoding PGF-CTERM sorting domain-containing protein, translating into MDRSAEQQRPAAKRGSFSRRGFIAGSAGIAATAVVPSIASAQNDSDGDDIEPVFTDVAISTTVPTLSGDDYTGLFMQVVNVEATEGIDVGVESCDILASDAEIMAYETRLIDRIEEDRQSTSAIIYAEEGNEEIHEGKLFVVDSQRPCPESFMALRLERVGAVQIGPEDGETGSTTPGFGVGAAVVGLGSASVLALRRRLQAE; encoded by the coding sequence ATGGACAGATCCGCCGAACAGCAGCGACCAGCAGCGAAGCGTGGGTCATTCTCACGGCGCGGATTCATTGCTGGCAGTGCGGGCATAGCAGCGACAGCGGTCGTCCCGAGTATCGCTTCCGCACAGAACGACAGCGACGGCGATGATATCGAGCCAGTGTTCACCGACGTCGCCATCTCCACGACGGTCCCGACGCTCTCCGGTGACGATTACACCGGCCTGTTCATGCAGGTCGTCAACGTGGAGGCCACCGAGGGGATCGATGTCGGCGTCGAGTCGTGTGACATCTTAGCGTCCGACGCGGAGATCATGGCCTACGAAACGCGCCTTATCGACCGGATCGAAGAAGACAGGCAGTCGACGTCGGCAATCATCTACGCCGAGGAGGGCAACGAGGAGATCCACGAGGGGAAACTGTTCGTGGTCGATTCACAACGGCCCTGTCCGGAGAGCTTCATGGCGCTCCGATTAGAACGGGTTGGGGCCGTACAGATCGGCCCGGAGGATGGGGAAACGGGGTCGACAACCCCCGGGTTCGGCGTGGGAGCCGCTGTCGTCGGCCTCGGCTCGGCCTCAGTTCTCGCACTGCGTCGACGGCTCCAAGCCGAATAG
- a CDS encoding hemolysin family protein: protein MITTEISLRLVAGVGLILANGFFVAIEFALTRARQFTEQEFVAGGHTALQRAWEMTQNLELYLTTCQVGITASSIAVGIVAEPALAALFEPLFADTRLASVGGGAVLAFLLINLVHLTHGEQTPTYLGVERSRTVCRYGATPLYWFHRLISPIITLGDGIAKWTLKLFGVEMTGAWLETETDVIESRADLRNRLDSLLDEGGLSEERHEEVMNALRIGEQPVREVMIPAEEIVALSTAVDPAENIDRMEAHPHTRYPLIGETLSEFHGVVYVPIVTRHREAFADGTIDFTEIAAPPMTLSPDVDVSDAIDQFQTEQQELALVIEDGEVCGLVTVTDLLESVMGSIEDPIDTESIQD from the coding sequence CGAGCCCGACAGTTCACCGAACAGGAGTTCGTCGCTGGGGGACACACTGCACTCCAGCGGGCGTGGGAGATGACACAGAACCTCGAACTGTATCTCACAACCTGTCAGGTCGGGATCACGGCCTCAAGCATCGCCGTCGGTATCGTCGCCGAACCCGCACTGGCGGCGCTGTTTGAACCGCTGTTTGCCGACACGCGGCTTGCTTCGGTCGGTGGTGGGGCCGTGCTCGCCTTCCTGCTGATCAACCTCGTCCACCTCACCCACGGCGAGCAGACGCCGACCTACCTCGGCGTTGAGCGCTCCCGGACGGTGTGTCGCTACGGTGCGACGCCGTTATACTGGTTTCATCGCCTGATCTCGCCGATCATCACACTCGGCGACGGCATTGCCAAATGGACGCTGAAGTTGTTCGGCGTCGAAATGACTGGCGCGTGGCTTGAAACCGAAACGGATGTTATCGAATCGCGGGCCGACCTCCGAAACCGTCTCGACTCGCTGCTCGACGAGGGTGGGCTTTCCGAGGAGCGACACGAGGAGGTGATGAACGCACTGCGGATCGGCGAGCAGCCGGTCCGCGAGGTGATGATTCCCGCCGAGGAGATCGTGGCGCTCTCGACGGCTGTCGACCCCGCTGAGAACATTGACCGAATGGAAGCCCATCCACACACCAGATATCCCTTGATCGGCGAGACGCTCTCGGAGTTCCACGGCGTCGTCTATGTGCCAATCGTAACCAGACATCGTGAAGCGTTCGCCGACGGGACCATCGACTTCACCGAGATCGCCGCGCCGCCGATGACGCTCTCGCCGGATGTCGACGTGAGCGACGCCATCGATCAGTTCCAAACCGAACAGCAGGAACTCGCGCTTGTGATTGAGGACGGCGAGGTCTGCGGACTGGTTACGGTTACTGATCTCTTGGAGTCGGTGATGGGGAGTATCGAGGATCCAATCGATACGGAATCGATTCAGGACTGA